In Piliocolobus tephrosceles isolate RC106 chromosome 12, ASM277652v3, whole genome shotgun sequence, one DNA window encodes the following:
- the LOC111536045 gene encoding tubulin beta-4A chain-like: MGSGMGTLLISKIHKEFPDHIMNTFSVVLSSKVSDTVVEPYNATLSVHQLVENIDEIYCIDNEALYDICFCTLKLTTPTYKDLNHLVSATMSGVTTCLCFPGQLNTSLHKLAINMVPFPHLHFFMPGFMPLTSRGSQQYWALMVPELTQQMLDTKNMMATCNPHHNYYLTVAAVFRGRVSMKVDKQMLSVQSKNSSNFVEWIPNNLKTAMCNIPPHGLKMAATFIGSSMAFQELFKHISEQFKAMFWRKAFLHWYTGEGMNEMEFTEGESNMNDLVSEYQQYQDTTAEEGKFKERAEEEMA, from the coding sequence ATGGGGTCTGGGATGGGCACGCTGCTCATCAGTAAGATCCACAAGGAGTTCCCAGACCACATTATGAACACCTTCAGCGTGGTGCTCTCATCCAAAGTGTCAGACACGGTGGTGGAGCCCTACAATGCCACGCTGTCCGTGCACCAGCTGGTGGAGAATATCGATGAGATCTACTGCATCGACAATGAGGCACTCTATGACATCTGCTTCTGCACCCTCAAGCTGACCACCCCCACCTACAAGGACCTCAACCACCTAGTGTCGGCCACCATGAGCGGAGTCACCACCTGCCTGTGCTTCCCAGGCCAGCTGAACACCAGCCTGCACAAGCTGGCCATCAACATGGTCCCCTTTCCTCACCTGCACTTTTTCATGCCCGGCTTCATGCCCCTGACCAGCCGGGGCAGCCAGCAGTACTGGGCCCTGATGGTGCCTGAGCTCACCCAGCAGATGTTGGACACCAAGAACATGATGGCCACGTGCAACCCGCACCACAACTACTACCTGACTGTGGCTGCCGTGTTCCGGGGCCGCGTGTCCATGAAGGTGGACAAGCAGATGCTGAGCGTGCAGAGCAAGAACAGCAGCAACTTCGTGGAGTGGATCCCCAACAACTTGAAGACAGCCATGTGCAACATCCCGCCCCATGGCCTGAAGATGGCCGCGACCTTCATTGGCAGTAGCATGGCCTTCCAGGAGCTGTTCAAGCACATCTCTGAGCAGTTCAAAGCCATGTTCTGGCGCAAGGCGTTCCTGCACTGGTACACGGGCGAGGGCATGAATGAGATGGAGTTCACCGAGGGTGAGAGCAACATGAATGACCTGGTATCTGAGTACCAGCAGTACCAGGACACCACAGCCGAGGAGGGCAAGTTCAAGGAGAGGGCCGAGGAGGAGATGGCCTAG